A genomic window from Candidatus Woesearchaeota archaeon includes:
- a CDS encoding DMT family transporter — protein MDTKTIGVLAILGASLMWALEPIFAKLAYASADFLQTSTIRAIIVGLVAACYIVVTNKNNFKVNLKEFSYLCYLALFGTLIADLLYFYALTKIPVVNAVLIGHMQPIFIVLLGYFVLKEDKLNKYDYFGIIIMMVAGLLVTTQNMNNLMQLKLGSWGDFLVVLATLAWTTTAIVMRKYLKHAHAGVVTFYRYGISAVVFVVYLLLKSSISLPTLYQIAVGIIVGIGAILYYEGLKRIKAAQVSALELSTPFFAVFLSFFVLGERSTIMQISGILLLFVGVYFLSKKEQ, from the coding sequence ATGGACACTAAGACTATTGGAGTATTAGCAATATTAGGCGCAAGCTTAATGTGGGCATTAGAGCCAATTTTTGCAAAGCTTGCCTATGCTAGCGCAGATTTTCTTCAAACTTCAACCATAAGGGCAATAATCGTTGGTTTGGTCGCAGCATGTTATATCGTAGTTACTAATAAAAATAATTTTAAAGTAAATCTCAAAGAATTTTCTTATCTGTGTTATTTAGCATTATTTGGTACACTTATCGCAGATTTGCTTTACTTCTATGCTTTAACAAAAATTCCTGTAGTCAATGCAGTACTTATAGGGCATATGCAACCAATATTCATTGTTCTTCTTGGTTATTTTGTTTTGAAAGAAGACAAATTAAACAAATATGACTATTTTGGTATTATTATTATGATGGTCGCAGGACTATTAGTTACTACGCAGAATATGAATAATTTAATGCAACTTAAATTAGGGTCATGGGGTGACTTTCTTGTAGTGCTTGCAACCTTAGCATGGACGACAACTGCTATTGTTATGAGGAAATATCTCAAACACGCTCATGCAGGTGTTGTTACTTTTTATCGCTATGGTATTTCGGCAGTTGTTTTTGTGGTGTACCTTTTATTGAAATCATCAATCTCGTTACCTACCTTGTATCAAATAGCAGTTGGCATAATTGTGGGAATTGGCGCGATTCTTTATTACGAAGGGTTAAAACGAATAAAGGCAGCGCAAGTTTCAGCTCTTGAATTATCAACACCATTTTTTGCAGTGTTTTTAAGTTTCTTTGTGTTGGGTGAGCGATCGACAATTATGCAGATAAGTGGTATTCTGTTATTGTTTGTAGGAGTTTACTTTTTGTCGAAGAAAGAACAATAA
- a CDS encoding phosphoglycerate kinase, whose translation MRRIQDFNFTHKKVLVRVDFNVPLTQDGNVYNNKRILEALPTIQYLLEQDASIVLMSHLGRPEGKIVESLRLNPVAKELSLLLGQEVIKLNEVIGQEAEVMKKNLKPGCIVMLENIRFYPEEEKNDDVFGQKLAEGFDCYVNEGFSVSHRAHASLCAIQEYLPSFSGFALQKELDMLSINNFVGKTVALVGGAKLSTKIPIIENLVKRVDYVLIGGAMVFTFLKALGYYVGKSLVEDKQLEIARELLNTRKIVLATDLVVANSPNAEHVDIVKSDCIPDDQMGLDIGPETLELFKHYMNEAETIIWNGPMGYYENEKFLYGTLDIIRYLAATKARVIVGGGDSSGFVSKFGLEKKFFHVSTGGGASLQLLSGQDMPGISALEENEKRFPLVEKVIV comes from the coding sequence TAGTTCGTGTGGATTTTAATGTGCCATTAACACAGGATGGTAACGTGTATAATAATAAGCGAATTCTCGAAGCTTTGCCAACGATACAGTACCTCCTTGAACAAGATGCAAGCATAGTATTAATGAGTCATCTTGGCAGGCCGGAGGGAAAGATTGTCGAGAGCTTGCGTTTAAATCCAGTTGCCAAGGAGTTGTCATTATTGTTAGGCCAGGAAGTAATAAAACTTAATGAGGTTATTGGTCAAGAAGCAGAAGTAATGAAGAAGAATCTTAAACCTGGCTGTATTGTTATGCTTGAAAATATTCGTTTTTATCCTGAAGAAGAGAAGAATGATGATGTTTTTGGTCAGAAATTAGCAGAAGGTTTTGACTGCTATGTTAATGAAGGTTTTTCTGTCAGCCATAGAGCGCATGCGTCGTTATGTGCAATCCAAGAATACCTCCCAAGCTTTTCCGGCTTTGCTCTGCAAAAAGAACTTGATATGCTGAGTATTAATAATTTTGTCGGCAAAACAGTTGCTCTTGTTGGGGGAGCAAAATTGTCAACAAAGATTCCAATTATTGAAAATCTTGTTAAGCGTGTTGATTATGTATTAATCGGAGGAGCTATGGTATTCACTTTTTTGAAAGCTCTTGGTTATTATGTAGGAAAATCACTTGTTGAAGATAAACAGCTTGAAATAGCGCGTGAATTATTAAACACCAGAAAAATAGTTCTTGCTACTGATTTAGTGGTCGCAAACTCTCCAAACGCTGAACATGTTGATATTGTAAAAAGCGACTGCATTCCTGATGATCAAATGGGTTTGGATATTGGGCCTGAAACATTAGAATTATTTAAACATTATATGAATGAAGCAGAAACTATTATCTGGAATGGGCCAATGGGGTATTATGAAAACGAAAAATTCTTGTATGGAACATTGGATATTATTCGATACCTAGCAGCAACAAAAGCTCGCGTTATTGTTGGCGGTGGAGATAGTTCTGGATTTGTCAGCAAATTTGGTTTAGAAAAGAAATTCTTCCATGTCTCAACTGGCGGTGGAGCAAGTTTGCAGCTGCTTTCCGGTCAAGATATGCCAGGAATAAGTGCATTGGAAGAGAACGAGAAGAGGTTTCCTTTAGTCGAGAAAGTGATAGTTTAA